The window GAGAAAATGTCACAGATGTGTTCACTGTGCGTATGAAGTGCTTCGTTTGATGTAACATTAGAAAAGAGATGTCAGGCAAAGTGACCTCTGAGCATATTGGATTACCCACAGGAAGCATGGGAATCCTGCAGGCCCCTTTTGCGATTACTGCATACGCTGCACACGACGATGAGCTCATGGCCGCGTCACTATGCAGAGCTGTTCTTATGTACGCTTACACACAGCGCGAATCAGCGTGTGCGTGATGGAGTGATGTCAAAACTTCACGGAAGAGCGGCTGCCGGGCATAGGCAAAATGCAGGCTGAGTGTAAGCATGCTCCGCGAGGAGCGAACATACAATACAACAGCGACGGTGTACGTGGAACTGTCTGCGGAGTTATGCCCTAGAGTAGTCGGCGTGATACGCGAATTCTTCACAATGGTTGACTCCTAGACACGTATCGGAGTGTTCTGGCTCGCTCCGCTCGCGGGGAGTACAATTCAACAACGTGGCAGGGGTATATATATGGTTAGTTTTACGGTATGCTTATTGCCTGTATTCATCCAACAAATGTACAGCGAGATAGTTATGTGTTGCTTCGCCCACTGGACTGGCATCTTGCTAGCGACGCTGTATATTCCGGGCGGGCCAGTGTCAAAACAGCCTGTCATGGCTTGCTACTGGAGCTGTTGCAGTGGATGATATCGTGCAAGCGCGAGAACTCTATGGATGGTAAAAACCAGCGTGGCCACAGCTGCTAGACCTCCGCTCTTGCGTCGAGGGGGGCAAGCGGGAATGCAGAACGGATTATTTCAGCAGTACGGACTAGACCTGTCTACTTCAGCTACAGCTGAAGTGTCCCAGCCGCCAAGCAGCAGATgtgcgcgagccgccgagTCTCAGCACTCATATTGTGGGTTTTTTGGCTTACATATGACGGAGGGATATGATACAAAACGCATTATATCAATTAAAGAAATAGATTTGCAACAGACACCACAAGCACCTTCGGGATGTGTACTGCGCAGCGTTGTGGGATTGATGATCGCCGGGGCTGCTGCCGGTACAAGACTCCAGTAGGGAGACAGCAGAGTCACATCCGTCGGCGAGGGTCTTCTGGTCTCTTTTCGGCGACCCAATCCGAGGCACTGAGCTACGAATTGTACTCCCACATTTGCAAACTACCGGATGTCTTCTGCGCGAAAACGTCTGGTACGTCAGCTATGCCGTGCACAGCTTCTCGAACATCGTTTCACTGCTCTTCAAAAGCGCCTCACCGAAAAACGGGGACGTGGTGGGCGGATAAAAACGACTGGCACACCTGCCGGAAAGAAGTGCCTTACGTTGACGGTCACCGTCGAAGGCCCTGGCAAATGACAAGGCGCATATTACGACTGGCGGTTGATCAGGCAGGCATCTATGTGATCCTTGACGATAATCGCGTCTTGTGATCCACGCAAGTAACGCTTCATGCATGAAACCCGCTCGAAGCAAACACATAAATTCCTGGTAAAACGTCCAACTCGTAGAACCCACATGGCAACAAGAAGGTGTATCAGGCGGTCCTGATACACTAGTATGGAGGGGTCTCCCACCATACCTCCTCGCAAGGTAGCTGCATATCACTCCTGCATTCCCGTGCAGAGACCATCACGCCTAGCTTTACGTTAGGCATCCATATCTGGAAGAGACTCACCTGGCGTGGAAGCTGGGACTGGCGCCGTAACAGCCGCGGGTGCCTGTTTTTCAGAAGGGAGCTCGTCGCCCACTCCCACCAAGTTGGCCGCAGACCTAGCCTGCACATCCCCTGCAGATGCAAAAACCGACAAACCACACCGTGAGTATTAAATCCTACAAAGCGGACCACAGTGGGCGTCATGTGCAGAATGCCCATCATATCCTCGATATCAGCTGCAGGGGCACCCGTATGACCAAGTGAATTCGTGAATCTGTGACGCAGGCACGAACGACCGAACGGTCATGAAAAGCGTGCTGACAACGTAAATACTCAGGCATATGCGTCTACCAGCACCGTGCAAGGGTGTAACCCCAGTGTGCTGCACACGAAAAAGGTGAGTAGAAGGATCGGGATAGCGTTCCCTCTACTACCTGCCACTAGTATGAGGCGCCCCGCTGACAAGGTGCCGTTGTGCAAGGGGCGGCTGTCAATAATCCGTTACTTCATATATCCGAGGCTAGTTCACCATTTGGTAGATTTGATAATCGCAGTatgcagaagagaagatACCCCATTCGACGGACATCCCACTGGCAGAGGTCCGGCTGGTGCGGAATCGAGTGACGCTTCAGCACCGTGTAGCCATACCAGGTACAGGTGCCAGTAGTGATTCCGCTGGAATGACCACAGCTTCAGGGGTTTGCGGCGGGCCGGCTAGTAGGTTGGGAACGGATTctgctcctccttcttcctgtTTGAATTCTTCGTCTTGGGCATTGTCAGCTTCAATTTCAACACCGATGGGTGCAGGGGGATCAGCCAGTCCCGAAGCATCAACTGCCCCGGCTTGTAACTCTTCTCCAGTGACGACGCTTGGGCCATCTCCCAAGgggtcgtctgcctccgttGCTTCATCCTCCTGCGCCTTGTGGATGGCCTTCGCTCCGAGTTCCTCGTCGTGTCGAGCTACGGCAGCAGACACGGGTCCCTCATCCGAAGAGACATATTTCTGTCCCGGGTTCAGGCGGACAGCCAATGTAcgctccgcctctgccgccagGAGAAGGCATAGGACAGAAGCAGAGTAAACGAGCGACGCCAAAGCGAAATGCATCTTCGCTTGGGAAGGACCCTGATGAAGGAGCTGTTGCGGGAGACCGCGCGCCGGGAACGCGAAGGGCGTGCACAGCTTCACACGCCTAGACAAGTTGCCACACCACAAGAGACGATAAGAAAAAAACTGAGAAAAACTTTGGCCTCAAAGACAATCACTATCGGATGGATCCACCTACAGGTGTCAAAGACACTGCAACGGTTTTCTATGGCTTGTCAGACCTCGTCGCGCGGTGTTGGTTAGCTGGTCGGGTAGTGGCCGCAAGTTGAGCGTCTTTAACCTGCGATATTTGTTGACAGTCAATAGACGAAACGTACGCAACTGTGTCTGTGAATTAAATCGCAGTCGTGCGTTAGGCGTTCGTACGTACtgttcgtcttctgcggttGCGCCAGCTTCAGCTCCGGCGGCCGTCACACAGAGTGATGCCATCCATCCGCGCTGCGAGGCTCCGTGCGCGAAAGGCGCTGCCGACACCAACAGGCCTGCGGTAACGCGTGGTTTTGACGCCTGAGTTAAAGTTGCCACTGGAACGTCGACAATGGATCACCTTACGTTCATTTTCTAATATCTACGCGAGCAGCTCCGCCACTACTGTCCGGACGACGAACTCACTCCACTTTTAGGCGGGGGGGTCGCGGTGTCTTCTCGGTTTGCAAGCCGGTCGGGTTACGGGCCGTTGCCGCAACAGCGAGACCCCGATAGTGGCAATATTTCATGCAGCGGACGTATGATGGCAAAATATATGCCTGCTCTATGCGAAATGCAGCGTAGTTGGGAATGTTTCTCCTAAAGAGCTCTCTACTTCATTGTGGAACTGGTCCTCACCTTGAGTCGTGCAGGTGTTGAGCCGCTCATGAGTCGTCCGAGCAGGGCTATTTGTAGTGGCACGTATTCATTCAGTGATCAGCTGAAACGGTCCCTTATTCATATTGGCACAGGTAGGCCCGTCTGGGACATCGCGCAACACTACCGCGACCCCCCCTCCCACGCTTGGTCTGCTTACGTTTTCTAGTTGACCTGCAGTGCTGTCGCCTGCTGAACTCGGCCACACACAGACCGCTCAGTCAAAGTGCGCTGAGGTTGTTACCTCTCATTACGCGGCAGCAGGGACAGTTATTGCGTGCAGCCGTCGACTCCCTCTGCCAATTGGTAAATGGTCCTATCAGGCACCGAGAGACTAAGAAAGAATCACGGGTCGTCTCCCTCCGTTTGGGCAATTGAAGCTGACGGACTTTTATTGCGATCCCGTCCTTGCGCAAGCCAAGTCGCATACGTAGTGTTCGTCGCTGTCACACTCCATGGCGTTCATTCCACTGCGGGTGCACACTTAGCGTCTATCCACGAAAATACTTCGTTCGCCCTCATGCTTGGGCATGAATAGCATAAGACCGTAGACTGTCGAGGGGTACGAGTTGGCGCAAGCTGTTAATGTTTACAGGAGCTTCCACGAGTGCAGCAGCGGTGTTTTTTCTCACGAAGTGAAAGGTTTGCGCGAAAGGTAGCAAGGAGCAGAGGGTGCACCGCTACGGTTGTAGCGAGGGTAAACTGAGGCTGGGGTCTCTTTTGCTTTCTTTATCGAATGCGAGTGGTCTGAACACATTGAGGAGTCGTGCCCAGAGTATCGCTCcaaggctgcgcgcggccgaaTACCGCCGGACAGGAGCAGGTATGCCTTGCGGAGGGCATGGACTCAAGCTCGCAGCATGTGCTGCTGAGTTGAAACGCGAGTGCTACCGTCCTGAAAACGGCAACGCAGCGGTTCACTAACTTGGGGGGCAACAACAAGCGCTTCTAACGGTCATCGCCCACGGCACGCCCTGAAAAATTCAGGTGGTGCTCCTTTGCAACTGATGGATGCCCCTCCGTCTGCTCTCGTGATCACTCTGCGAAAGAAGGCAGGGTTGAGTGCCCGTAGATCTTAACTGCAAGTATCGGAGAAGGCATGCTAACGAGGCATAGGAAATATCTATTCTCCTCGCCAACCTTGCGGATAATGAACCATCAATGTACGAGGCAACATCCAACACCGCTTGCTTAACGGTATTGCGGGTACCATCTTCGTTCACTACTGCTTTGTACTGGACAGCACACCGCGGAATCACAAGGTTTTGAACCTTTCCACGAGCACAGGAGAGAATCCAAGTACAGAGAACAAAAGGGGTCCCAAATTGAGAGCAACCTCAGCTGGGCGTCGCGGTTGGGTTTCCAGCGCTCTCTCCTTCATAGCAACCTACGGTCTCGTGTATGGGGAGTTAAGAACGACTCAGTACAGCGGCTCCTACCGGCGTTTATTGCCTTTTCTTGCGCATCTGCTGCTGAACTCTCTCACTACGAGTTCCGCGCCTCCTACTCCTGTGGCAGCACCCGCACTCCTCACCACGTGGTAGGGCAACCCGGTGCTGTATTTCATGGGTGGAGTCTACGCCCTGGCTGCCATGTTGGTTCCCGTTCTAAATCGGTTGTTGATGAACACTTCATTTGTGACTGTTTTCTGGCACGGATACATGGCAGTGCCACACACACAACTGCTCCCGGGAACGTGGGTCTGTAAAAGCCTCTCCAAATAACGTGTGCTTGTTCGCGCTTCAGAATGGCGCCAATCGTATGTCCCTGTGCCGTGTAGTGACTTAAAGAGTTCAACCTATAGGCCGAGGAATACTCAGTCGCCACGTTCGTGTCTTTCTTGTCTCGTCGGACCCGCTCTGCCATGGCACACGAGGCACGGCCTGAGAGATCGACTAAATCCCAAGCCGCTCGAGGTCGCCCTCCATTTTGTACGGACAGGGGAGTTTTTGTGTTCAGGGGTACCAGCCGTTTTGAGCCGTGTAAGTAGCTTGTACTCTATTTTTATATGGtagcggctgccgcctcagtGAGAGTTCCACCTGAGGCTGCGCGCTACACCCGTTATTAGAGCCGATCTTGCGTTTCGGCCCCTAACTGGAGAAAGGGGAATTGAtgaaggcgacgctgcgccgccacctccCTCTTGCCGAGCGCCGGGCAACGCAAGCGCCGGCTGCACGATTTGCAGTTACCGACTTGGTGAACGCAGCACCTTGCTTGATGTCTTCCTCGTGTAATGTCGTTTTGGAGGGGAACGTGTAAACGAGAGCTTGGAACAGAGGATTCGAGACAACCACAGGGCCTGCGGCAGGTGAGTACAACGACCCCCGGTTTGCGGATGTGTGTTGCACCGtcaccccccctccccgcggAGTGAAACGGTGGCTCCGCCTGTGGCGCCTGTGGTGGAGTGGCTGCGGCAGATTCGCGGGGGTTTGGAATTTTGCGAGGGCAGCAGGAGCACCCGAGAAAAGCGCCCCGGCCGAGAGAGATGCGGCGGCGTTCTTTGTGAACCGTGTCTCTCGCCTATAGCTTTTTAGAGAACTTCTGCATCGTCTGCTGGAAGCGTTCCCGATGTGCTGCGCCCTCGATGCCTTTGTggcgtcttttctctgcggAACATGCTTGTTCGGTCCGCCTCGACTTTTTACTCGCAACGTGTCCCGCTCTCTCCCGCCTGATTTGGCCACATGCACACCGGGCACGGGGCAGACGACAAATCGACATCTACTTAACGGTCAGGCCCGTTTCTGATCACCTGCAAGACCTCGACGCTATTGTCGCCCTTCACGCTGGttccgtctctgcgctcgTAGCCTTTTCAGGCCTCCCCGAAACTCGTGAGAGACATGGTCCGACGTCGTCTACATGGAATCCACGCAAGTCTTGCTTTTTAAACCAGAAAAGCAGTCTTCATTCCCTGGGCTGCTTGAAACCTCTGTGAGCGAGACGAATCTGTTAGCGGGGCAAGTTTTCGCGGCCTGGCGGTACCATCCCAAAATCGCGGCCCTGCGAAACGGCGATTTTGCTGGGGGCCTCGATACAGCCCTTTGGCATTCCAGCGCGTTCGTTTTGCATCGTTCCCGTCGCTAAAAACTGCGTTTGCAGACTAGGCGGCCATCCCCTCTCCTTGTCTTGTATTAccttttcgtcttctgctgcggcggaccCGATCTTCCGACCAAGCGAACTTCTTTTACCCCAGGCCCTCCTCCACAGCCCCCTTCCTGACCGTGCGGAGTGCCGCGAACGTAGGAGGGGGTCAGGTCTGCGCCACCGTCGCCAGCAACCTACCTCCTCTCTAAAAGTCTATCCCGGCACCCTGGGAGCATGGGCACCCGTTGACGCGCCGAAGGGCGAGACTCTATGTATTTCTGCGTTCAAGGGAAGTACCTCGACCGTTTTTTCACAGTTCCCTGCCGCggctccctcccccccttcggTGTCGGTGTGAGAAGGGGACAGGACTCTGGCGCCCTTTTCTGTGTTTCTCGCGGTTCTTGGAACCCTGCCGCCGAAGCTCTGCGTGGAGACCGTGTAGGCAGAGTCCCCCCGCGTGTGGCCGCGCACATGCAACTGCAGGAGGCGACCAGCtcgggcgcggacgcgccgtcTGCTTGTCTGTCTGGGGCGTGCGGCGAAAATAGTAGCTACCAGACACCACTCCCCTTCTCCTCCATCTCCTCTCTGTTCAACGGCTccgcgttctctgcgtcttctttccctggcgcgctcgtctcctcgcccctgCCAGATAAACCCGCCGCCTTCCGTCCTGACTGCACTACCACCATGCATCAACAACAGCACTTCCCTTCTCAGGCTCCGCatccgtcgcctctgcagccgcaaccgcagcaggcgcctttCCAGATGCTCCCGCAACAAACCTACCCTCCTCCCCTGGGGCCCGCCGCTACCGACGTCTGCGCGgcccctgccgcgccgcctcaggcctctcccccgcccccggtcgcggcggcggcgccttcgcgggccgggcagcggcgcgcgggggagcGCGGACGacctgcggctccgcggaaCCCGCGGCCCCAGGAAAACATCTACAAGCGTACCTACAGCAACGTGAgtcgcagctgccggcgtAAAGGCCtagacgccggcagcggcggcgacggcgcctcgGAAAccgacgcagccgacgcgtgTTCGATCTCTGGCGACGCCGGCCCCCTGGGGTCTTCGGGACCCTCGTCGCACTCCGCGTCCCTGGACCCCAGCGCGGCCGGCTCTCgagtcgccggcggctggcgcggctccaccccgggcgcgggcggccaCGCGGCTGCGGGTCAAAGAAACACCGACTTCCCCGGaggctccgctgcgccggggtcggcgcccgcggaagTGGCaggagcgcccgccgcgggcccaggctccgagggcggcggcgcaccggGGCAGCAGGGCCCGTTGGCCCCAGGAGACGAGGGAGCCCACGGGACGGGACCCAGTTGGAAGCCCAGAcccacgcgcagacgcgaagggcTCCGCCTCAGGGCCCTGGATGCTCAGGAGGAATGGGTGCTTCCTCCTGATGGAAAACTCTACGCGTACTTACTTCAGGTGCGCAGATGTTGGAAGCGGTCACAAGGGTTTTCGCTGCTGCCCTGTTGCTCTTGCTTGCCCCCCGCGGTGTCTCCTGTACACAGATGCGTCTCTGCCGTGACTCTCTCGAGtgatgcatgcgcatgttTTGTAGCTCTACGTGCGTCTTTGCCGTCGCGTGTTTTGCACCGTCGCCGCATCTTCTCGCCTCCATAATTGCTTGGTTTCTGTCCTCATGCTTGCAGCGCGACAAGCTGGCTTACAATCTGTGGCGCAAGGAGGTCCAGCGGGCCTCGGAGGAGACGggtggcgcagcgggcggggAGATTCCGCCGCCAGGGGGGAGTGCTGGGGtgctcgcggcctcggcgatGGGCGGGCGCCAGAGGAAGCGAAAAGAAAACACTCTGACTctggagccgccgcggcgtctgcttcgtACGCTGAGACCTGAAGACGAGTTCTCTTGGGAGGAATCGAGCCCAGAGTCTGGCCTCGGAGACCTCGCatccgccgcggagacgcctggCGCGGGGGACGCCGGTGAGGCGACCGGCGCCAAGCTGGAGTCCGACGTGGTGgacggcgctggcgaaggagacgccgaaggccgcagcggcaaagaggagaaagaTCAAGGTTCGCAGGCGGGTGACGCGAGTGAAGCGAACGAgccaggaggcagagaaggaggcggcgcgaaggaagaagatgaagacggcggcagagacgacgacggtGCCAAGGTGGGCGCGCCAGAAAggcaggagaggaagcgaggcaggGGAGGGTAGGCCGGGGGGAGAATGAGAGATAAGCGTGAAGAGGAAACCATGCCGCAGTGCGCAAGAAAGGAGAGGGTTGGAGAAGCAACGACGAGAGCGTTTAgttgctgcaggcgctgagTGCTCCGGAGAGGACGTGCTTGGCGCCACAGATGCGGGTCGCTTCGTTTGGTGTGAGCCACACGGGCTCGTGGAGAaaggcgctcgcgtcttAACCTTAAACCCGTGTTTTCCTCCGAgagcctgctgcggcgcgggacagagagaggcgtgTTGTTTGtgacgcgcggctcgcctctcgctcacTGGGAGCTTCGCccctttttcctctttttgtTACACAGTATCATCTGGAGCCCTACGACGCCTGtttggaggaggaggaagaacgcCGCTTGCCATTGCAGATGCCGAATGGAGTTCAACGACGGAAAGATGACATGACTGTGCCAGGTGAGAGCTTCGTTCCTCTCGAGTGACTGCGCGGCAGCACCGCatgccgctgtcgccgcgttcgcccGCGCACCTGGCACGCACCTTGTCCTCTGTTGCCCGCACGGAGTCTCTCGCTccctttctctttttttttgcCTCGCGGGGGTTCGATCGACCTCCCGAGTGTCATCGTCTGACAAAACAACGTGCTGCGGCCCTGGGGCGAGGCCGAAATTTTGAGTCTGGGCGATCCACCGAAAGGTTATGATTGCGCTCGTTGACGCAATCGTGGTTCGCGAGCGGCTGGTCAGCGAACCCGAGGGCACTGCGTGGTCCGCtggctctcctcgcgtctcgcctttGGTCTCTGTGCGGCAGTCGGGTCTGGAGCCGCGCGGGTAGCTGCTGACTGACCCTAGAGCCTGAACCCGCACGCGGCGACAGGCCCTCGCTGGCCAGAGGTGCgcccgcagagcggcggcgcccgcagactgTTTTTCACCGGTCGCTGCGTGGATGTGTGCGTGCAGTGGAAGAAAACCCGCACTGGGTGATTGtctgccgcttcctctccttcttcggcgcgacAATAGGCATGGAGGACTGGACTTTCGCAGCAGTCCGCGAGATGGTTGAGGCGCGGGTAAGCCCCTCGCCCAGCCCCGCTCCGttgggctcgcgcgcggccggcgccctcTGGCTCCGATGCGCGGTGCAGTCCTAAACACTGAATCCATGACGGTGAACAGTGGACGTCACCGTGAGTCCAGTTACGGCACATACAAGACTGAGTGCACGTGACCTCTCTGTACAGTAGCTGTTGCCATAAATAGTCTACGGGACGATTTTTTGTATGTTGGACCTGAGGAGTGAGAGACCGCACGCTGCAGCACCAGCCGGTTCCTCTCGACCGCCAGGAGATGTGTGCATTTTAGTACGTGGGGGTTGTGGGGGAAATCACGACAGTGCATCTGCACGTGTGTGTAGACTGTGATTACTCACACCTCagcgcgcgtgtgtctgggCCAGCGGATGCTGGAAAACCCGCTGGGgttgtttttctctgcatgcgaaaAGTGGCGAGACGCACAGCTGCGTCCCCATCTTCGCCCTTGTACCCGCAGGAACTGACAGAGTTCGGCGCGAggtttttctctcgcatCTCTGCTCTGTTTGGGCGACGATACACTCCAGGTAACAAAAACAAGGCTTCGCAGCGACCCTCACAAACTCGCCTGCAGAAGGGAACGAAAGTAGGGGCAGCTGGACTTTTATATGTATCTTATCTATCTACGTGTGCAAGGTCGAGGGGATGGCGACGCGTGGGAGGTTTATGGACATGCGatcgcgcctcttctcggtGGTTCGATGTTGCATAAGAGTTGCTGAGGGCGCTGCTTGGCTTGTCGCAGTTTTTGAGCGCGCAAGCCGGGAACGAAGACTTTTTTTGGTCTTCAAGGCGGGTTTCCGTCCTGCGTCTTGGCGGGAGGCCGTTCGATGCACATCAAAGCTGTCTTTGTTTCGGCGGGCCTGCAGGCAACAACTTGGTGAGGTTCCTCTGTAAGATGCTGGACGAGCGAGATGGAACTGATTTCAACGCGCTCTTTCCTCTCGATATCAACCCCTTCACTGTCCGCACATGGGAGGAAGTCCGCCCCTACCAGGTACGCTTCGGGCTTCCGCGACTCTGTCGCccttgcgcggcgccggtggGCTTCTCGTCCCTGCCTGCTGTCCATGGTCTATAGCGCCGGCGGGTGACTCTCAGTGCTagcttcttttttctcttgaCTCGTGCTCCCGTCCTGCTTTTGTCTCCCgtttctcggcgtcgcggcgcctctcttcgAAATACGCGCtcctgcgccctcgcgccgtccgctTTGTTCTCAGCGGCTTCGAGTCATGCGTCTCTTCGTTAaccgcgcggctggcgagtcCACGGCGATTCAGCACTTCGTCGGTAGGTGACCCGTTCGTTATTTAGAAAAAGTTTTGGCTTGCTAGCATgccagaaggcgcgcgttcaccgcgcctcctgcgaaCGAGGGTCT is drawn from Besnoitia besnoiti strain Bb-Ger1 chromosome VI, whole genome shotgun sequence and contains these coding sequences:
- a CDS encoding rhoptry protein ROP12 (encoded by transcript BESB_065210); amino-acid sequence: MASLCVTAAGAEAGATAEDEQRVKLCTPFAFPARGLPQQLLHQGPSQAKMHFALASLVYSASVLCLLLAAEAERTLAVRLNPGQKYVSSDEGPVSAAVARHDEELGAKAIHKAQEDEATEADDPLGDGPSVVTGEELQAGAVDASGLADPPAPIGVEIEADNAQDEEFKQEEGGAESVPNLLAGPPQTPEAVVIPAESLLAPVPGDVQARSAANLVGVGDELPSEKQAPAAVTAPVPASTPGESLPDMDA